TTGTCTTTCAAGATGTGAAGCCCTTCAAATGTCAGTTGTGTGACTTCCGGTGCCGAGACGAGTCGTACCTCTCCAAGCATATGATCACACACTCAGGCGACAGGAACTTCATGTGTGAGGAATGTGGATACATCACCAAGTGGAAGCACTACCTGAACATCCACATGAGGAAGCACACAGGAGACCTCAGGTAGTGTGACGCTCTTGTTGTGTCCGTTTGCTGCTAACTAATCTTGTGTACCCAAcataatacagtggtaccttagttttctgcatttttttccccttgcttTGTGTTGCGGGTCAAAATTTGAGGAAGGAGCAACCTTCAAAGTCACCCGTCGagtgaagtgaaaataaaaaatttagcaTTTGGGCTACGGTAATAATGCCCtcgcatgtgggcaaggagagccacagttgCCAATCAAGTTAATCAACTTTCAGCCGTTTATTGGATGGGACAAACTGTcatacacaaatacaaaattacaACACTCATAAAGAGCTGCTATAGACCGCCAACACAGGTCCACTCGACTCGCATACAGACTGACTCCTATTCTTGTGTTGTTGAAATGATGAAACTCGACTGACAGACCAAGATCTTTTTAttgtcttggaggagcaaatttTAACCTAAAATGATAAAGTTACGGATCGTCTGTCCCTTATGTGCATGTACATGTatttttcatgctttttttccaaaatcaaaGCATCTCAGGCATTTATATCAAGAATAATGCTGCAATATAACTTAAACGATATTAAATTGTTTTGGAATAATAGTAGACATAGGCAGTTATTGACATTATTAGGGCTCGGACCCAACCCCCTGCCAAGAGCGGGGTTTTACTGTACTTCTAAATGTTACACCAACCATGTCTTGGTGGTTTAGTAGGTCAAGGAGGTCCTCCACTAAAGACTGGGGTTGGTTGGCCATAAATAGCCCCTATGGTGAGGTCCAATAAAGTGCTTTGATTATGTTTAAGGTGCTTTACATTAGATTATGTACACTAATGCACTCAGACAGCACAGTGCTCCaccaagataaaaacaaaaaaacaaaacaaaacaaaaaaaacaatctcagATCTcagtagccaaaaaaaaaaaaaaagtacgcagaccaataattattttttgacGGAAGAGGATCCTGACAATCACAATGATAGGGTCATTGATTTATGATATAATCTTGTTCCTATAGATTCATATAGTGCTTTTCTGGACACTCAAAGACGCTTCACAATGGATACATCACTCATGCACTCACACATTCACGCTCTGGTGGTGGTAAACTACATCTTGTGTAGCCACAGCTGCGCAGGggcagactgactgactgaattTGTATGTAAGTCTATCAATAAACTACACTAAATTAGTACTAGCCTAACATTTTGAAACCGTAATTATGAAaacaatctttaaaaaaaaaaaaaaaaaaaaaaaacacgtaaaaaAGTACTGCGCTTGAGCGTGCCATCTTGTGATGCATGATGATGTCGTCCTACGCCGCTGCACAAACTCATTCATTGCTTGCTGAGGACCACCTGTATACATATTAAACACACTCCCTCACAAAAGTATTACAACAGTGAAGTCAATGCCTTTATTTTTGCATCATTATTTGTCATGGTTGCTTTagtgaagtgtttttttgttttgttttgttttgttttgttttgttttttacactttATTTTCAAGCCCTAAGATGCCGCCCAAACGTTCTGCACCTTTGATGTTCTTTGGCCCGAAGCTCAAGCGCAAGAGGAAGGTCATGCCCCTCTACGAGAAAGTCAAGATCCTCAATATGCtccgtgacgggaagactttTTCCGCTGTCGCTCGCTGTTATGGTTTGAACGAGTCGACAATTCGCTCCATCAAGAAAGAGGAGGCCAACATTCGAAGTACGATGGCCATTAATGGCTCGCAAACCTTGAAGAGGGTCGTAAATACACGTAATAAGCACATAGTAAGGATGGAGTCTGCATTGGTTCAATGGATAACTGAATGCAGGAAGAAGAACATTCCTTTGAATACTAACGCCATGATGGAGAAGGCCAGACAACTTTACCAGGAATTTGCAGATGGAAGTGTCGAACGTGACAAAGAAGACACCAACGACAACCCCCAACCAGGACCTTCAACATCGGAGGAACCTGTTGAATTTCTAGCAAGCAAGGGCTGGTTTGATCGCTTCCGGAAGAGATACCAGCTGAAGAGTGTGTCACCACATTGGGAATCTGCATCGGCAGACATGGCAGCAGCCAAGAAGTACCCGGACACTTTCAAGGCACTCATCAAAGAGAAAAGGTACAAGCCTGAGCAAGTCTTCAATATGGACGAGACTGGCTTGTTCTGGAAGAAGATGCCAACGAGGATGTTTCTGAAGGAGGAAGCCAGAGCTCCTGGACTCAAAGGGCAGAACGATCGGGTGGTGCTGATCATGTGTGGCAATGCGGCTGGCTTCCTGATGAAACCAGCACTAATCTACAAATCTGCAAACCCCCGGTCCCTGAAGAGCAAGAACAAAGACCTGCTGCCTGTCTTCTGGATGCATAATTCAAAGGTGACTGTATCGAAACCTCTTGTGGCTGAGTGGTTCTACGAAAGTTTCGTTCCTCAGGCTACGTTGTACCTATCAGAAAAGGGATTAAACTTTAATATTTGCTTGATGATGGACAACATTAGCAGCCACCCACTGGATTTGTCCTACGAGGGAGTGCATATTGAGATCGTACCAGCTAATATTCAGCCTTTGGATCAAGGACTGATTCGGACATTCAAGGCTCTTTACACTCAGAACGTCATGCAGCACATCGTCAACGCCAGGAATACTGACGAGACTCTTTCTGTTGGAGAGCtgtggaagaagttcaacatcGCGACGGTTCTCCAGGTCATTCAAATGTGTCTACAAGAGTTAAAACCAGAAACTGTGAAAGCATGTTGGAAGAAGCTGTGGCCGGAATGCGTCCATGAGGGAGAGGAATTCTCTCCTGAAGAAATTCAACGTTTGACAGTGGATAAGGCAGTCAAGCTGGCAGAGAGCTTAGGTGGGGAAGGTTTCTACAACATGATGCCTGATGACTTGAATGACCTCCTGGAGACCAACTCTGATCCAATGGCTGATGATGATttggcacacaaaaaaacagcctgCGAGGAGGCAGAACAAGAAGCTGATCCATCGCAGGAgaatgatgaagatgaaggcTTGTCAATAGAAAGGCTCTCAGTGATGGTAAAAACAGCAAAGGACCTCCAGGGCATGGCGGACGCATGGGATCCGTATATGGTTCGGGCAATGCAATTCAAGAATGCTATGGATGGTGCAATGCAAACGTATAAGACCCTGCTTGCCACCATGAAGAAACAGCGGCAGAAATTGCCCGTAACTCAAGACGAGTCACCGTCAGCGTCTACGGAAGAAGCACCCGAATATAAGGAACTCCTTGCATTACTCCCTCCTGAAGTGCCTGACGATGAGCCGTCTTATGAAGAGCCGTGAATGCTCTGCTTTACTGTGCAGTACACTACAAGTAGTCGTCGGCATCTTCATCGTGCTGCACAGCTGATTCTTCAACATTTTCCTCTTCACTcaagttttatttctttactgGTAAGTACTCTGGCTTTAAAATGAGTtattgtacacacacacacacacacacacatacacacacacacacacacacacacctatactcgcttaagtccatttcggGGACACCATTCTGATACCCTACCTTTGAGGACACCACTTTCTGAATGTCTTAGAAAGATGCAAGTTGGTGtaatacaacacaaaaaaatcacagaatGTAAAAATCACCTGGGAATTGAGCTTCCATCAAGATTTCACAGACCTGAATTTTTACCTTGAGATTGGGGACAGGGGAATTTTAATGTCCATTTTGGGGACCTCAGCAATACACGAATACACAAACTAATTCAAGTCACCTTTGAGGACCTTACCTTCCTTTGGGGACAAAGGTAAAAATACTATGTACATCATACATATTTAAGCATCCAGCAGTGAGAATCAATCTCAACACTGTTGAATACAGTATATGAAGGAGTTCACCTCTGAATGAAACCAAAATCACCTCAGACTGACAAGAAATGATCATTACATGTATAatcatttcatgttttaaatgaGGGTGTGGCAATTTCCTCTGATGGCACCTTAAAAATCAACACCAAAtacctgcaaaaacaaaaaacatttccataaTAAAGACAATCAGTATGTTTCTATGCTTCCAGAATTGTGACCCAATTTCTTGACAGAAATGGTCTGTTGTGATTGTTTCTGctgtatgttgtttttaaagtgatactttgcTAATATTGCTATTTTTAGTCAGATTTAATACTTTGCCTATcatgaataacatttttaatgtacagtTATTTGAAAATGCATTTAGTGAAATAACAGTATATTCAACACATACAACAAAGACATCGAACCAGTGTTGGAGGGATGCACTGTtaaagaaggaggaaaaaaaacccaacaaattaGAATTTGGTGTCAGTTTATATTTAACAATATATACAACAAcataacaatataacaatataacAAGCAAAATATAACATTGGTGTACCAATACTATCCGAACAAGTGAGGAGAGTGCATCACTTATAGGAGGATTTCTTAAAATAACGAACCAAGAGACTTAGCATTTGGCAGAAGCCCTTCTCTTTAAGGTCGTAATGCGGTTTCTGACAAAGTTTTTGACACCAGTCCAAGTGCGATTTTTTAGGGCATGTGGTTCAGAATTAATACAGCGAAGGCAGTCCAACTTTTGTGGTACCTGGCATTTATGGATGAAGTGCATCATGTGCTTTTCGACAGCATATATTTCAGCATCGGTCCACTTACGTTTGGTGATGCCTCCTGTCATCTGGGAAACTCCCATATCTGTTAAAAGACAAACGCTGTCAAAAAATTTCAGTCCAaattaaaaaagtcaaaacatgacCTCTGCTCTTTTAGTTCCAATGTTGAATGCAAGTACGACATTGGTAAAGTAATACTGTTCCTTGTCTTCATAGGACCAaagcttaaaaattaaatatacctTTAAAATTTTAGCCTGGTCTATAGAGCGATGAGTGTTCACTCAAAGAATGCAAAGATGTAATCTCCCTTCTCCACGGGTtttcatttgaataaaatgcaaaaataggCTTACTCGCCATTGTTAAGAAATGCAGCCACCGGTGGCCTAGTGTTGCACAGGATACCAGTATTAGTACCGTACCTCATTGTTTCAGTGTCAAAAACTGCTcggtatcactttttttttttttttttttaaatagcaccgGTATCTAAAATATATGTAGTCTACATTGTAGACATCAGTAAGTGGCACACCTCTTTAGTGCGTGAAGGCAGGAATATTGCTGCAAGCACTCCGTGACGTGCCAAGTGTTACATGGAGTTTTTTGCCTACATGGCCAACAGTCACAGCAAacctgtaaggctttttttaagttactgtGGCTTGAGGCGAGGACAACTTCAATATGGCCAAGCACCTCGCTAATGGATGTgtcccattaaaaaacaaaaacaacaaaattgtaaCCACTGCCATTCTTATTTGaactattattcttattattgcaACACGGACCTATTATATgttccttgtttaaaaaaaaaaaaaaaaaaaaaaaaaaaaaaaaaaaaaaaaaatgaaagagtcTCTTGAATTTACAGAATACATACACGTAATGGTGCACGGTcagtattagggatgttcgatacaattttttttctccaactgaTAATGATATCAAATATCGATACCACTAGTCAATAAAATTCCCCACCCATAAATGAcagattattttaaagaaagacatctatatcccaatatattatttttccttaaaattgcatgaagttaatggcaattttgtgtTCATATAATTTCTTGTCCCGTTTCGTAAAACGGCTGCAGGAGGGTGGCATTTAAATGTATCGGTCACCGCCGTGAGTACTgacaccttaaaataagactggtattggCACCGATACCCGATATCAGTAGTCACCCATCATAGACAGTGGGATGCCACCTCTgtttcaatttgagccaggaaaaaccctggtgTTGAGCTTAACtgcatttttgctttgttcCTTGTTTCTGTAAATAACAGGAGAGTCAACTAAATTAAACCATGGTTACTGCAGTCTATCCATTATTTTCATAACCTTCCAAATGAACACCCATACTTATTTTACAGAACCTTACCTAGGAGAATCAATTACGTAGTATAGGCCAGTGAAAACCAAAATCAATTACGTAGTATAGGCCAGTGAAAAACAGTTTCTCTATCTAATTTTTGTTTGTACCTTCAATGAGAGTGGTCTTGGAAGAAGATGGAAGGGATGTTGCAGCCTCTTCCTCAACATCTGCTTCCCCTGTAGCTTCTGGGACTGTGAGATCACTTTCCTCATCGCTTGATTCCTCTGGGTCTTGTGTAGAGTCAACTTTTTCTGAAAATAGAGCAAAAACATTGAAGATTGTAGCTTTCAAAGAAGTGTTCTGTTAACGTGTGAGAGAACAAGCTAATTTAGCAGAAAGACAATCTTGACTTGGCAGCATTCACAATATGTTGTACCAATAAACACACATCCATACCTTGCGGGTCAATCTGAACGTCATCAAGGGTTTGACCTTTATACTGGGAGAGGGTTCCTTGCTCCACAGCTAACAACATTTTGCTCATTTTGGCAAGCTGTAGTGTTCCTTGTGGTAGTCGATAATACTGCCTGTGCACACGAATGTCATGTCCCAGAAAGTCCGCAAGTTGGTCTGCTTCATTTTCTTGAAGATTAAGAACCTGTGACATTGTAGCTATGTGCTTCCTGAGCCTTGTTGATGTTAAGGCCTCTGGATTTTTAGCACCACTCTCCTTTGCAAGCTTTTGGATGCACTCTCCCCCTCTGTAAGCAGTCATGGCTTccggtcttccaaacatgaatacattttcttttaagaCTCCACACATCTCACGGGTTTGAGCTAGGAGCTCCATGGCTGAGACCATTGATGGTTTTAGGAGCACAGGGACACCTCTTCCTCGTTTCCCCCTGATTTCTAATCTAGTGAAAAACTCGCACATCTTGTTCTCCAGAGGGGTGAGACAGGCTGCCATGTCCTCGTTATGTTCCAGCTCTTTCCTTTCTACGAAAGTAGACAGTTCCATTCTTGACACCTCTCCTTCTCTTCTTCTGTTGAAAATTATCACCTGAGCCAGTGTCACTTTCGCCAGTGCTGCATAATTACTCGCAGAAGGACAGAGTTTAAGCATTCTTTCTGCAACTTCTCTACTCTTTTCCACATGTTCGTCCAAAAGTTTGACATCTTCAGTGAAAGGTAAAATCTGTGGTGCATTCCACTTTGCCTCTGTCATTGTCGTCGTCGCACCTCTGCTAATCAATGCCTTCCATCTGAAATTTTTGATTGTCTTAAATTCTCTAGCATATTCCAACAAGCACTCATCTCTGTCAACTGAAGACAAACTATCACTTTCAATCAGCTCACTAAGTACACCCAGACTGTGACCAATTTTTAAGGCTAAGGAGggttttttgtatgtgttgttttccGAGTTGTGCCCAGCCAATACCTTCACTGCAGTTATCACACGATTAAAGTTTGCAGGATAGATGAGCTCCACTGCCTTGCGAATAGATGAATTCTTCCGGGCCTCTGTCAGCAGTCTACCAAGTTCTCTAAGTCTTTGCCTTATGTAGTCATGTCGGTTCTTTCTTGATCCATTTAGATCAAAGAGATGCTGTCCAAACTTTAAGAGTAGGTCGTCGTCATAGATCACACGAGTCACCTCATCGTAGATCATGCAGGAAAGTACAGTTTTTAATCCGTCACTAATTTCACATGCTACTGCAGTTTTTAATGCACATCTTGATTGAACTCGCTTTTTAGAAACACCTAATtccttctcagattttttcttggcaggacagattttAATGTGCTTCcagattgttttcttggcatagAGCCCTTGGCAATGAAAACAATGGATAAAATCGGAACCTTGTTTTCTTTCCCGAGGTCTATAGCAGGCCTGCAGATCTCCTTCTCCACTCCTCACAATAAGAGAATTGTGAGCATAATTTCCACGGCGTCGTAAAATATTCAACTCATCTCGTCTTGCCTGTGAATTCTTTGGATGCATGAATGCTTTCGCAACCTCTTCTTTATCTGCATGCTTAGCTTCTAGATGTCTTGCAATTTTTGATGAGGGCGTTAGACAATACAGACAGTAGTTCCGTTTATCATATACTCTCTTAATTTTAGAGTTTGAGGGTGGAGACACTTTGATAGATTCTGAAATACACTGGACTCTGCTTTTTTTCAGAGGACTTTGGTTTCTTGTCCCAGAGACCTTAAGTAGGCTCCTCTTCCTTGAAGTGTTTGTCTTTGTCTTCTCAGAGGTTTGAGCATCAATAGCTGAATTAGCCAAAGATGGGAAGACAGATGAAGATGATGTTTTCTCCAGTGGACACAAGTCTATGCTATCGTCAGAGTcgaacatattttgtttttctgtttctgGAATATAATCTTTATCATCATAGTCTGTATCATCAGAGATCTCCGGTGATTCGTCCAAACATGTGGAAgactgaagaaaagaaaaagtgtacagTTACCATAATGTATTGAGGAAAAACGTTTCTTTGTaaatcacatctttttttttgtctgtagaatgtgaaaaaataagacattcaCATAAGGACATATATAAAGGCCAAACTACTCATGTCATTACAGATTAATATAAATTTTATCCTATTTTTTCACGCATGAAAATCTAACAGTGATAACTTGTATTTATTAACCTTACCTGAGGACTATTGGCAACATTTAGGATATCATCTGTGACTTCACATAATGGTGTCTGCtgaaatgacaaatacaaaaaatgattacaagaaaaaaaaaaaaaaaaaaaaaaaaaaagaaaaaaaaatgctaaaaataatttcacactTAATTTTATAGGTGTTCAGGTGACTGCATCTATGGCAGGACATTTCAACTTAACATTGTCTATCCATaattttggggtcattcaaaacaGCCAATTTGCCCTGACCTAATTGGTCCAGGCATTACTACAAACATACCAAACCATACTATTTGTTTGTTCAAATCACACCACACAAGGAACGTTATTACGATAGCCATGTGGACCGATAATTTTAGGGCCAATCAAAACAGAGAGACACGCACAATATGCCATAACCTAATTCACTAAAGGAATTTTTTGGGCTCCTCCACCCCACCACTTTTCAATACAATAATGACCTGTCAAATCTGTGTCtttacaattaatttaaaaatacaacatgTTTTATCAAATTCAATTAACCATTCAGCCCTAATCAGTGCATGGTACAACGGTGTGGGAGAAACTGGATCTTACCTGAGGCCTGTCGCCAGCATCCATCCTGTCATCTCCCACCTCGAGAGGTGGTGTCTGCTGACAAAGATCAAACGTATAGGAATAAAAAACATGATAGAGAAAACAACATTACACAATGatatttttagataattttatATGCTTATATTTTACGGCTTCAGGTGACTGCGTTTGTtgcattttgggacattttttagCGTCAAGCTAACTGGTCAAAGTTGAACGTGGACaatccatacttttggggtcattcaaacacttcatgtccaagtccAACTGAAAACAATACTGCAGCTATGGCTACCCATACTTTTTAAGTCATTTAAAACAAAGACACGCTTGATACTCAAATCATACTGGGGGACAGCAATTACGATAGGTGTGGCTTTTCATACTTTTCGGGTCATTAAAGACACAGATACACACTTGACACCAAAGCCTAATTGGGGACAGTCATTGTGACACCCCCGGTCTAGacatacttttggggtcattttacatatatgcacacacacttgATACACAAGTCAGATTGGGGACAGTCCTAACTCTTGTAGCTATAgcgatccatacttttggggtcattcaaaagacactagcacacacacttgatacccaagtcaaattggggacaggcatcactattgtagctttagcgatccatacttttggggtcattcaaaagacactagcacacacacttgatacccaagtcaaattggggacaggcatcactattgtagctatagcgatccatacttttggggtcattcaaaatACACTAGCACACACACTTAACACCCAAACCTAACTGGGGACAGTCACTGTAATAGCTATATCtatccatacttttggggtcattcaaaacaCACTAGCACATACACTTGATACCCAAGTCAAATTGGGGACAGGCATCACTATTGTAGCTTTAgcgatccatacttttggggtcattcaaaagacactagcacacacacttgatacccaagtcaaattggggacaggcatcactattgtagctatagcgatccatacttttggggtcattcaaaatACACTAGCACACACACTTAACACCCAAACCTAACTGGGGACAGTCACTGTAATAGCTATATCtatccatacttttggggtcattcaaaacaCACTAGCACATACACTTGATACCCAAGTCAAATTGGGGACAGTTATCACTACAGTAGCTATGGtgatccatacttttggggtcattcaaaacacacaagcacacacaattAACACCCAAACCTAAATGGGGATTGTCATTGTGATAGCTACGCCCATCCATAATTTTGGGGCCATTTTAAACAAACTGAGGAACACACTTGCTACTCATGGCATGGAATGTATCACCTGCAAAAAGttggggaacactgtatatccattatttttgggggggtgaaatGCAATTAGATCATTTTCCACACTCGTTCAGCCCTAACTACAACACGAAAAATCAGTTTAGCCGAAAACAATACATGAAACAGCAGTTTTAGAAACTGGATCTTACCTGACATCTGTCGCCAGCACTCATGTCTTCAGCAACTTCAAGAGATGGTGTCTGCTCAAACAAGAATAGACAATATGGAAAACATGACGGAGCAACCCTAACATGGCACAATACGATACTTAGGCTGCTTTTGGGTCTATTCATAACGAGAGAAATTTTCATGACCTAATCTGGGACAGTTGTGTGAATATAGGTCGAAAACGTTTTGCAAgtcattgtatttgtttatacGTTAATACAATGCTCCAACTACATTTGAGCTGTGGTttcgtaaaaacaaacaattccccctatattaaatgatagaagCAGTGTGTAGTAGAACCTGTATTTTACCTTAGGTCTTTTGCTAGCACTCGTGTCTTCAGCGGCCTCAAGTGATGGTGTCTGCTCAAAGACGAAAAGAAAGTATATGGAGAACGTGAGAGCAATCATAACATAGCACAATTAGAGAGATATATAGgtcgaaaaatatttgcaaatcctgttgtatttgtttacaatgcCCCAACTACTTTTGAGTCGGGGttttgtaaaaacacacaatttcccctatattaaatgatagaagCTGTGTCAAGTAGAACCTGTATTTTACCTTAGGTCTTTTGCTTgaactcgtgtgtgcagcggcctcaagtgatggtgtctgctcaatgacgaaaagaaaatacatggaAAACGTGAGAGCAATCATAACACAGCACAATAAGATACATACTTTTGGGTCTATTCAAAAGAAGACAGACAAATTATCACCTAATCGGGGACAGTTACAGGTCGCAAAAAGATTTGCAAAtcatattgtatttgtttacaatgcaccaactacttttgagttggaatttcgtaaaaacacacacaattttgcctatattaaatgatagaagCAGTGTGTAGTAGAACCTGTATTTTACCTTAGGTCTTTTGCTCGCACTCATGTCTTCAGCGGCCTCAAGTGATGGTGTCTGCTCAAAGAGGAAAAAAGAATATATGGAAAACGTGATAGAGCAATTATAACATGGCACAAtaagatacatatatataggtCGAAAACGATTTGCAAAccatattgtatttgtttacaatgcCCCAATTACTTTTGAGTTGGGGTttcgtaaaaacacacacaatttcgcctatattaaatgatagaagCAGTGTGTAGTAGAACCTGTATTTTACCTTAGGTCTTTTGTTCGCACTCGTGTCTTCAGCGGCCTCAAGTGATGGTGTCTGTTCAAACAGGAAAAGAGAATATATGGAAAACATGATAGAGCAACCATAACATGGCACAATAAGATACCGGTACATATATATAGGGCGAAAAAGATTTGTAAATCCTATTGTATTTGTTCACAATGCCCCAACTACTTTTGAGTTGGAGTTTCgtcaaaacacacaattttccctatattaaatgatagaagCTGTGTCAAGTAGAACCTGTATTTTACCTTAGGTCTTTTGCTTgaactcgtgtgtgcagcggcctcaagtgatggtgtctgctcaatgacgaaaagaaaatacatggaAAACGTGAGAGCAATCATAACACAGCACAATAAGATACATACTTTTGGGTCTATTCAAAAGAAGACAGACAAATTATCACCTAATCGGGGACAGTTACAGGTCGCAAAAAGATTTGCAAAtcatattgtatt
The Festucalex cinctus isolate MCC-2025b chromosome 11, RoL_Fcin_1.0, whole genome shotgun sequence DNA segment above includes these coding regions:
- the LOC144029988 gene encoding uncharacterized protein LOC144029988 isoform X6; this encodes MANNGRTVQRRRNRVTPQKDAEQHVLLEKDKMGLRESFINPFKGRGVVATQTFTKEEFVLEYRGKLCEQGLEQNLERNEQEAVFLFYFNWRGKGWCLDASDEDQSLGRLVNDNHIKPNCKMKVIEVGGLPHLCLFAIRDIAPGEELSYNYGNSDWPWRKKTPSLEAAEDTNASKRPKTPSLEAAEDTSASKRPKTPSLEAAAHTSSSKRPKTPSLEAAEDTSANKRPKTPSLEAAEDMSASKRPKTPSLEAAAHTSSSKRPKTPSLEAAEDTSASKRPKTPSLEVAEDMSAGDRCQQTPPLEVGDDRMDAGDRPQQTPLCEVTDDILNVANSPQSSTCLDESPEISDDTDYDDKDYIPETEKQNMFDSDDSIDLCPLEKTSSSSVFPSLANSAIDAQTSEKTKTNTSRKRSLLKVSGTRNQSPLKKSRVQCISESIKVSPPSNSKIKRVYDKRNYCLYCLTPSSKIARHLEAKHADKEEVAKAFMHPKNSQARRDELNILRRRGNYAHNSLIVRSGEGDLQACYRPRERKQGSDFIHCFHCQGLYAKKTIWKHIKICPAKKKSEKELGVSKKRVQSRCALKTAVACEISDGLKTVLSCMIYDEVTRVIYDDDLLLKFGQHLFDLNGSRKNRHDYIRQRLRELGRLLTEARKNSSIRKAVELIYPANFNRVITAVKVLAGHNSENNTYKKPSLALKIGHSLGVLSELIESDSLSSVDRDECLLEYAREFKTIKNFRWKALISRGATTTMTEAKWNAPQILPFTEDVKLLDEHVEKSREVAERMLKLCPSASNYAALAKVTLAQVIIFNRRREGEVSRMELSTFVERKELEHNEDMAACLTPLENKMCEFFTRLEIRGKRGRGVPVLLKPSMVSAMELLAQTREMCGVLKENVFMFGRPEAMTAYRGGECIQKLAKESGAKNPEALTSTRLRKHIATMSQVLNLQENEADQLADFLGHDIRVHRQYYRLPQGTLQLAKMSKMLLAVEQGTLSQYKGQTLDDVQIDPQEKVDSTQDPEESSDEESDLTVPEATGEADVEEEAATSLPSSSKTTLIEDMGVSQMTGGITKRKWTDAEIYAVEKHMMHFIHKCQVPQKLDCLRCINSEPHALKNRTWTGVKNFVRNRITTLKRRASAKC
- the LOC144029988 gene encoding uncharacterized protein LOC144029988 isoform X1, producing MFRVSYIIRLDNQNPLCHRKMANNGRTVQRRRNRVTPQKDAEQHVLLEKDKMGLRESFINPFKGRGVVATQTFTKEEFVLEYRGKLCEQGLEQNLERNEQEAVFLFYFNWRGKGWCLDASDEDQSLGRLVNDNHIKPNCKMKVIEVGGLPHLCLFAIRDIAPGEELSYNYGNSDWPWRKKTPSLEAAEDTNASKRPKTPSLEAAEDTSASKRPKTPSLEAAAHTSSSKRPKTPSLEAAEDTSANKRPKTPSLEAAEDMSASKRPKTPSLEAAAHTSSSKRPKTPSLEAAEDTSASKRPKTPSLEVAEDMSAGDRCQQTPPLEVGDDRMDAGDRPQQTPLCEVTDDILNVANSPQSSTCLDESPEISDDTDYDDKDYIPETEKQNMFDSDDSIDLCPLEKTSSSSVFPSLANSAIDAQTSEKTKTNTSRKRSLLKVSGTRNQSPLKKSRVQCISESIKVSPPSNSKIKRVYDKRNYCLYCLTPSSKIARHLEAKHADKEEVAKAFMHPKNSQARRDELNILRRRGNYAHNSLIVRSGEGDLQACYRPRERKQGSDFIHCFHCQGLYAKKTIWKHIKICPAKKKSEKELGVSKKRVQSRCALKTAVACEISDGLKTVLSCMIYDEVTRVIYDDDLLLKFGQHLFDLNGSRKNRHDYIRQRLRELGRLLTEARKNSSIRKAVELIYPANFNRVITAVKVLAGHNSENNTYKKPSLALKIGHSLGVLSELIESDSLSSVDRDECLLEYAREFKTIKNFRWKALISRGATTTMTEAKWNAPQILPFTEDVKLLDEHVEKSREVAERMLKLCPSASNYAALAKVTLAQVIIFNRRREGEVSRMELSTFVERKELEHNEDMAACLTPLENKMCEFFTRLEIRGKRGRGVPVLLKPSMVSAMELLAQTREMCGVLKENVFMFGRPEAMTAYRGGECIQKLAKESGAKNPEALTSTRLRKHIATMSQVLNLQENEADQLADFLGHDIRVHRQYYRLPQGTLQLAKMSKMLLAVEQGTLSQYKGQTLDDVQIDPQEKVDSTQDPEESSDEESDLTVPEATGEADVEEEAATSLPSSSKTTLIEDMGVSQMTGGITKRKWTDAEIYAVEKHMMHFIHKCQVPQKLDCLRCINSEPHALKNRTWTGVKNFVRNRITTLKRRASAKC